In Vicia villosa cultivar HV-30 ecotype Madison, WI linkage group LG7, Vvil1.0, whole genome shotgun sequence, the DNA window TTGCAGTCACGATCAAGGTTTTAAAAGACAGTCGCGGTAGTGTTTTGTGATTTCGGTCACTAAAGTCTTGCAGTCGTCACGGTGTGAATTAACTACAATTGCGGTCACGGATTTTTAATCGACTTTCAAAATCTTTATAGTAGGAATGGTTGTTTGAGGAGTGAATAATGATCGAATTTGTTTTGGTGCCTTTTATCAACTGTGAGAGAGGGAGGTTGTTGAATTAGAAGATAAGTTAGGCTCAAGTCAGTTAGTTTTTCTGTTATTCAATCTCAATTAGGAAGATaggaaatttattattttatttaataagtaAGCATAACagaatttttaaatttgaaattcagTACTTTTAGGATATGGTTTAGGAGTTAAAACACAGTTTacctattaaatatattattttcatttaaatttaattaatattaattaggaTTTAGGACTCTTCTATTGTAAGTCTATTTAAAGGAATTTACAATAAAATTCATCAATAATTATCATCAAGAAGACTTGTGAATTCAAGAAGTGAATTCAAGAAGAGACCAAGACTGTGTCAGCACGATCCATAAAGGGAACCATAACAATGTCATATCATCTCATTTCAGTTTCATGTCTCTGGTGTTTACAGAGACTTTTGTTTGTGAGAAATCTCATTCTCAGTTTTGAATATCATAGTAGTTTTTAATTCTATACCAATTCAAAAGAACATGCTAAAGGTGATTGTTAAGCTGCATAACTATCCATATTTTCAGTGTAATCATCATGTCAAGAAAATGGGGTATCGTGAAATCATCTTTGCAGATGAAAGTTTAAGGTTTGATTTTTCGAATTGCTGCAGGTTGGGACAATCGCACTTGTTGCCTTGACAGGACTCGTTACCTTTATCCTTCTCCTTCTGGTTGCAACTATCAATGCCATCATTGTCTCTCTTCTCATTTCTTTGGCTGTAGCTGGAGGATTCTTGGCTCTTTTCTTTGCTTTAGTTACAGCAACATATATTGGAGCATTATCAGTGGCCATATTTGCTATTTCCACAGTAACGTTTTGGACAACCGTGGCTATTGTGATAACTACAGGTAACTGCATGTTTGctaacttcattcttttctctttAACTGCTTAATACTGTTTGCTATTTAAATTGTTATGAATATTTTGATAGGTTTTTTAATTTGAGTAAGGATATAGATTAAACCTTAGCTATAAATTGGACATTAATACATGCTAACattctgaatttcaattgaactactTCCTTATGAAGAATGGCATTATTTTAGAACAATAATTGTGCTAGTTTATTTCATTACCCTGTATAGAAAGATACTTGAATCTTCTCTAAGTATGTGTGCACTAGCGCTGGTAACTGCATACATTTTCATGATACTTTAATGTTTTCATTTTAGCATGTAACTAACTGCACATGGGCTAGACACATGTTGTTCATACCTATGAAGCTTTTGATACAAACACATATGTGGATGCCAAACATGGCACCGATACAGACACATGAACACTTGGATATAGTTTGTGAAAATGAAAGCAATGGAATATAACCACTGGTGTCAGTGTCATATGAGTGTCAAACACGGACACATTTCCTGCACTCGTACACACTTTCAACCCGAACTATCGGTGCTACATATGTTAATATTAACCTCAGAGTCTGAACTCCCTAATCACCTAATGAACATTGGAGATTAAAAAACATATAAGTTATATGCCAATTATTTGATTGCTGCCACACATGCCAGCAATAAAAAATTCATCATGGAAACAAATTGGAAATGGATTTACTGCAGTTGACATTTCCTACAATCTTGATGTCAGCTATATGATGAAAATCGAATGGCTTGGATTTTAAGTTGTATTTTATTGTAccctataattattaaatttaacattaaaatacaatcagccaatcttcattccacagCTGACATTACAAGTAGTTGACTGCAATGACTGTATTGTCTTGCAACTGCAAGAAATACATAACTTTTTGCTGATGCTAATCACTGCAGAGGTTCTGTGGCAGCTCTAACTATTACATGACAATATATTGTATCCTGTCACTCTGAAATCTAATGTAATGCTTAAGTTATTTAGCTTTCTGCAATGGATTTATTGTAAGATTGCTTTTtattttctcctttttctctGGTCTAACATTAGTATTGtgtgaaaatgaaaataattcgGTGCAGGATGGGTTGGATTCTTATATACTGTATGGTTGGTAACTAGAAAGAGCATTGGATTTGCAAAACAATCGTTAAGCGCAAGTGGATCAGCAATTTCAACTTATTCTGCGGCTTGGGGTAGCCGCAACCATTTACACAAACATTCCGATTAGGAGCTGAGCTGTCACAGTTAGGAGCTTATGCGATAAGGTTACATGCGGATGCTGCAAATAGAAAAGTTTCTTCTGTTGACTGGAACATTCCTCAATCCCACTCAGTGTTTGGTTTGGATGGCTATGATTATGTTTGTACTTATGAGCTGAGAGCAGTGTGGATAAAAAAAAATGCTAGTAGTGTGTATTATGTTTCAATTTAGGGTTGAAAAAGCAGTGGCTTTTCTTTGTTGGCCCGTGTTATTACCCGGAGTATTGTACAACCTAATGCATACATGAAATTGCATTTGCGTCGTGATTAATGTA includes these proteins:
- the LOC131620886 gene encoding uncharacterized protein LOC131620886, producing MAEKTHGVTEEEEENFNQEKKKTTTENLYDVVHRFISEPSHTANRIKTSLSPFIPEASRNYTRRVLLWSRQGSPFRPLLLISVGTIALVALTGLVTFILLLLVATINAIIVSLLISLAVAGGFLALFFALVTATYIGALSVAIFAISTVTFWTTVAIVITTGWVGFLYTVWLVTRKSIGFAKQSLSASGSAISTYSAAWGSRNHLHKHSD